A single Zootoca vivipara chromosome 1, rZooViv1.1, whole genome shotgun sequence DNA region contains:
- the RAB3IL1 gene encoding guanine nucleotide exchange factor for Rab-3A isoform X5 — protein MWRGQAQFEETRQHLQKQPVVGQWKPLAPSNRGQELQQPEPSAKDSAGGDENQSVAQLNVSRLRSSSVEIREKGSEFLKEELHRAQKELKLKDEECERLSKVREQLEQELEELTASLFEEAHKMVREANTKQAASEKQLREARGKIDMLQAEVTALKTLVITSTPSSPNRELHPQLQSPSKAVFRKGHGRNKSTSSAGAATAASQGLPVEPVSSEFKESGVPTLLSLLLCIVPAKAIHITYEPGWQSLASDSSFSSSLSWQVISLSVWGGSRVTRWGGGGGRGSHAFLVSLAKRLFWQAKPFKQA, from the exons ATGTGGAGAGG CCAGGCCCAGTTTGAGGAGACCCGGCAGCATCTCCAAAAGCAGCCAGTGGTGGGACAATGGAAGCCCCTTGCACCAAGCAACAGGGGCCAGGAGCTGCAGCAGCCAGAGCCTTCTGCCAAGGACTCAGCAGGTGGGGATGAGAACCAGTCCGTGGCGCAACTCAACGTTTCCCGCTTACGCAGTTCCTCTGTGGAGATCCGCGAGAAGGGATCTGAATTCCTGAAAGAAGAGCTGCATAGAGCTCAGAAG GAGTTGAAATTGAAGGATGAAGAATGCGAGAGACTTTCAAAAGTCAGAGAGcagctggagcaggaactggAGGAGTTAACCGCAAGCTTGTTTGAG GAAGCCCATAAGATGGTGCGGGAGGCAAACACCAAACAAGCAGCATCCGAGAAGCAGCTGAGGGAAGCCCGAGGGAAG ATTGACATGCTGCAGGCGGAGGTGACTGCCTTGAAGACTCTGGTCATCACGTCAACGCCTTCTTCCCCCAACCGGGAGTTGCACCCCCAGCTCCAGAGCCCCTCCAAGGCAGTCTTCAGAAAAGGGCACGGGCGGAATAAGAGCACCAGCAGTGCAGGCGCTGCCACTGCCGCCAGCCAAGGCCTGCCTGTGGAGCCAGTCAGCAGTGAGTTCAAAGAG TCTGGGgtgcccaccctcctctccctccttctctgtaTCGTCCCTGCGAAGGCTATCCACATCACCTATGAGCCAGGCTGGCAGTCCCTGGCATCagactcttccttctcctcttctctctcatgGCAGGTAATCTCTCTCTCCGTTTGGGGTGGCAGCAGGGTGACccgctggggaggaggaggaggacggggcTCACACGCTTTTCTAGTCTCTCTGGCAAAGAGATTGTTTTGGCAGGCAAAGCCTTTTAAGCAAGCTTGA
- the RAB3IL1 gene encoding guanine nucleotide exchange factor for Rab-3A isoform X4: MWRGQAQFEETRQHLQKQPVVGQWKPLAPSNRGQELQQPEPSAKDSAGGDENQSVAQLNVSRLRSSSVEIREKGSEFLKEELHRAQKELKLKDEECERLSKVREQLEQELEELTASLFEEAHKMVREANTKQAASEKQLREARGKVDSILFAEFQAWKESPSLDKSSSFLERIYQEDVGPCLDFTKHELSELIQAAVEQNTLTIEPVATQALPVVKVSAIECGGPKKCALSGLSRACRHRIKLGDSGNYYYISPSCRARITAVCNFFTYIRYIQQGLVRQDVELMYWEIMRLRKEMSIAKLGFFPSEM, translated from the exons ATGTGGAGAGG CCAGGCCCAGTTTGAGGAGACCCGGCAGCATCTCCAAAAGCAGCCAGTGGTGGGACAATGGAAGCCCCTTGCACCAAGCAACAGGGGCCAGGAGCTGCAGCAGCCAGAGCCTTCTGCCAAGGACTCAGCAGGTGGGGATGAGAACCAGTCCGTGGCGCAACTCAACGTTTCCCGCTTACGCAGTTCCTCTGTGGAGATCCGCGAGAAGGGATCTGAATTCCTGAAAGAAGAGCTGCATAGAGCTCAGAAG GAGTTGAAATTGAAGGATGAAGAATGCGAGAGACTTTCAAAAGTCAGAGAGcagctggagcaggaactggAGGAGTTAACCGCAAGCTTGTTTGAG GAAGCCCATAAGATGGTGCGGGAGGCAAACACCAAACAAGCAGCATCCGAGAAGCAGCTGAGGGAAGCCCGAGGGAAG GTGGATTCCATCTTGTTTGCCGAATTCCAGGCTTGGAAAGAGTCTCCATCTTTAGATAAATCATCTTCTTTCCTCGAAAGGATTTACCAGGAAGATGTTGGCCCATGTCTGGACTTTACTAAGCATGAG CTCTCGGAGCTGATTCAGGCAGCTGTGGAGCAGAACACGCTCACCATTGAACCCGTGGCTACCCAGGCGCTGCCTGTGGTGAAGGTGTCGGCCATTGAATGCGGCGGACCAAA GAAATGTGCTCTAAGTGGCCTGTCTCGGGCCTGTAGGCATCGCATCAAGCTGGGAGACTCTGGGAATTACTACTACATCTCCCCTTCCTGCAGGGCCAGG attaCAGCAGTATGCAACTTCTTCACCTATATCCGTTACATCCAGCAGGGACTGGTGAGGCAGGATG TGGAATTGATGTACTGGGAAATCATGCGTCTCAGAAAGGAAATGTCCATAGCTAAGCTGGGGTTCTTTCCCAGTGAGATGTAG
- the RAB3IL1 gene encoding guanine nucleotide exchange factor for Rab-3A isoform X3: MWRGQAQFEETRQHLQKQPVVGQWKPLAPSNRGQELQQPEPSAKDSAGGDENQSVAQLNVSRLRSSSVEIREKGSEFLKEELHRAQKELKLKDEECERLSKVREQLEQELEELTASLFEEAHKMVREANTKQAASEKQLREARGKVDSILFAEFQAWKESPSLDKSSSFLERIYQEDVGPCLDFTKHELSELIQAAVEQNTLTIEPVATQALPVVKVSAIECGGPNGFRSQIVTKCALSGLSRACRHRIKLGDSGNYYYISPSCRARITAVCNFFTYIRYIQQGLVRQDVELMYWEIMRLRKEMSIAKLGFFPSEM, encoded by the exons ATGTGGAGAGG CCAGGCCCAGTTTGAGGAGACCCGGCAGCATCTCCAAAAGCAGCCAGTGGTGGGACAATGGAAGCCCCTTGCACCAAGCAACAGGGGCCAGGAGCTGCAGCAGCCAGAGCCTTCTGCCAAGGACTCAGCAGGTGGGGATGAGAACCAGTCCGTGGCGCAACTCAACGTTTCCCGCTTACGCAGTTCCTCTGTGGAGATCCGCGAGAAGGGATCTGAATTCCTGAAAGAAGAGCTGCATAGAGCTCAGAAG GAGTTGAAATTGAAGGATGAAGAATGCGAGAGACTTTCAAAAGTCAGAGAGcagctggagcaggaactggAGGAGTTAACCGCAAGCTTGTTTGAG GAAGCCCATAAGATGGTGCGGGAGGCAAACACCAAACAAGCAGCATCCGAGAAGCAGCTGAGGGAAGCCCGAGGGAAG GTGGATTCCATCTTGTTTGCCGAATTCCAGGCTTGGAAAGAGTCTCCATCTTTAGATAAATCATCTTCTTTCCTCGAAAGGATTTACCAGGAAGATGTTGGCCCATGTCTGGACTTTACTAAGCATGAG CTCTCGGAGCTGATTCAGGCAGCTGTGGAGCAGAACACGCTCACCATTGAACCCGTGGCTACCCAGGCGCTGCCTGTGGTGAAGGTGTCGGCCATTGAATGCGGCGGACCAAA TGGTTTCCGGTCCCAAATTGTAAC GAAATGTGCTCTAAGTGGCCTGTCTCGGGCCTGTAGGCATCGCATCAAGCTGGGAGACTCTGGGAATTACTACTACATCTCCCCTTCCTGCAGGGCCAGG attaCAGCAGTATGCAACTTCTTCACCTATATCCGTTACATCCAGCAGGGACTGGTGAGGCAGGATG TGGAATTGATGTACTGGGAAATCATGCGTCTCAGAAAGGAAATGTCCATAGCTAAGCTGGGGTTCTTTCCCAGTGAGATGTAG
- the RAB3IL1 gene encoding guanine nucleotide exchange factor for Rab-3A isoform X2, with amino-acid sequence MWRGQAQFEETRQHLQKQPVVGQWKPLAPSNRGQELQQPEPSAKDSAGGDENQSVAQLNVSRLRSSSVEIREKGSEFLKEELHRAQKELKLKDEECERLSKVREQLEQELEELTASLFEEAHKMVREANTKQAASEKQLREARGKIDMLQAEVTALKTLVITSTPSSPNRELHPQLQSPSKAVFRKGHGRNKSTSSAGAATAASQGLPVEPVSSEFKEVDSILFAEFQAWKESPSLDKSSSFLERIYQEDVGPCLDFTKHELSELIQAAVEQNTLTIEPVATQALPVVKVSAIECGGPKKCALSGLSRACRHRIKLGDSGNYYYISPSCRARITAVCNFFTYIRYIQQGLVRQDVELMYWEIMRLRKEMSIAKLGFFPSEM; translated from the exons ATGTGGAGAGG CCAGGCCCAGTTTGAGGAGACCCGGCAGCATCTCCAAAAGCAGCCAGTGGTGGGACAATGGAAGCCCCTTGCACCAAGCAACAGGGGCCAGGAGCTGCAGCAGCCAGAGCCTTCTGCCAAGGACTCAGCAGGTGGGGATGAGAACCAGTCCGTGGCGCAACTCAACGTTTCCCGCTTACGCAGTTCCTCTGTGGAGATCCGCGAGAAGGGATCTGAATTCCTGAAAGAAGAGCTGCATAGAGCTCAGAAG GAGTTGAAATTGAAGGATGAAGAATGCGAGAGACTTTCAAAAGTCAGAGAGcagctggagcaggaactggAGGAGTTAACCGCAAGCTTGTTTGAG GAAGCCCATAAGATGGTGCGGGAGGCAAACACCAAACAAGCAGCATCCGAGAAGCAGCTGAGGGAAGCCCGAGGGAAG ATTGACATGCTGCAGGCGGAGGTGACTGCCTTGAAGACTCTGGTCATCACGTCAACGCCTTCTTCCCCCAACCGGGAGTTGCACCCCCAGCTCCAGAGCCCCTCCAAGGCAGTCTTCAGAAAAGGGCACGGGCGGAATAAGAGCACCAGCAGTGCAGGCGCTGCCACTGCCGCCAGCCAAGGCCTGCCTGTGGAGCCAGTCAGCAGTGAGTTCAAAGAG GTGGATTCCATCTTGTTTGCCGAATTCCAGGCTTGGAAAGAGTCTCCATCTTTAGATAAATCATCTTCTTTCCTCGAAAGGATTTACCAGGAAGATGTTGGCCCATGTCTGGACTTTACTAAGCATGAG CTCTCGGAGCTGATTCAGGCAGCTGTGGAGCAGAACACGCTCACCATTGAACCCGTGGCTACCCAGGCGCTGCCTGTGGTGAAGGTGTCGGCCATTGAATGCGGCGGACCAAA GAAATGTGCTCTAAGTGGCCTGTCTCGGGCCTGTAGGCATCGCATCAAGCTGGGAGACTCTGGGAATTACTACTACATCTCCCCTTCCTGCAGGGCCAGG attaCAGCAGTATGCAACTTCTTCACCTATATCCGTTACATCCAGCAGGGACTGGTGAGGCAGGATG TGGAATTGATGTACTGGGAAATCATGCGTCTCAGAAAGGAAATGTCCATAGCTAAGCTGGGGTTCTTTCCCAGTGAGATGTAG
- the RAB3IL1 gene encoding guanine nucleotide exchange factor for Rab-3A isoform X1: protein MWRGQAQFEETRQHLQKQPVVGQWKPLAPSNRGQELQQPEPSAKDSAGGDENQSVAQLNVSRLRSSSVEIREKGSEFLKEELHRAQKELKLKDEECERLSKVREQLEQELEELTASLFEEAHKMVREANTKQAASEKQLREARGKIDMLQAEVTALKTLVITSTPSSPNRELHPQLQSPSKAVFRKGHGRNKSTSSAGAATAASQGLPVEPVSSEFKEVDSILFAEFQAWKESPSLDKSSSFLERIYQEDVGPCLDFTKHELSELIQAAVEQNTLTIEPVATQALPVVKVSAIECGGPNGFRSQIVTKCALSGLSRACRHRIKLGDSGNYYYISPSCRARITAVCNFFTYIRYIQQGLVRQDVELMYWEIMRLRKEMSIAKLGFFPSEM from the exons ATGTGGAGAGG CCAGGCCCAGTTTGAGGAGACCCGGCAGCATCTCCAAAAGCAGCCAGTGGTGGGACAATGGAAGCCCCTTGCACCAAGCAACAGGGGCCAGGAGCTGCAGCAGCCAGAGCCTTCTGCCAAGGACTCAGCAGGTGGGGATGAGAACCAGTCCGTGGCGCAACTCAACGTTTCCCGCTTACGCAGTTCCTCTGTGGAGATCCGCGAGAAGGGATCTGAATTCCTGAAAGAAGAGCTGCATAGAGCTCAGAAG GAGTTGAAATTGAAGGATGAAGAATGCGAGAGACTTTCAAAAGTCAGAGAGcagctggagcaggaactggAGGAGTTAACCGCAAGCTTGTTTGAG GAAGCCCATAAGATGGTGCGGGAGGCAAACACCAAACAAGCAGCATCCGAGAAGCAGCTGAGGGAAGCCCGAGGGAAG ATTGACATGCTGCAGGCGGAGGTGACTGCCTTGAAGACTCTGGTCATCACGTCAACGCCTTCTTCCCCCAACCGGGAGTTGCACCCCCAGCTCCAGAGCCCCTCCAAGGCAGTCTTCAGAAAAGGGCACGGGCGGAATAAGAGCACCAGCAGTGCAGGCGCTGCCACTGCCGCCAGCCAAGGCCTGCCTGTGGAGCCAGTCAGCAGTGAGTTCAAAGAG GTGGATTCCATCTTGTTTGCCGAATTCCAGGCTTGGAAAGAGTCTCCATCTTTAGATAAATCATCTTCTTTCCTCGAAAGGATTTACCAGGAAGATGTTGGCCCATGTCTGGACTTTACTAAGCATGAG CTCTCGGAGCTGATTCAGGCAGCTGTGGAGCAGAACACGCTCACCATTGAACCCGTGGCTACCCAGGCGCTGCCTGTGGTGAAGGTGTCGGCCATTGAATGCGGCGGACCAAA TGGTTTCCGGTCCCAAATTGTAAC GAAATGTGCTCTAAGTGGCCTGTCTCGGGCCTGTAGGCATCGCATCAAGCTGGGAGACTCTGGGAATTACTACTACATCTCCCCTTCCTGCAGGGCCAGG attaCAGCAGTATGCAACTTCTTCACCTATATCCGTTACATCCAGCAGGGACTGGTGAGGCAGGATG TGGAATTGATGTACTGGGAAATCATGCGTCTCAGAAAGGAAATGTCCATAGCTAAGCTGGGGTTCTTTCCCAGTGAGATGTAG